The Stygiolobus azoricus genome window below encodes:
- the speB gene encoding agmatinase, translating into MADSRLLFLNENSRTFAGFNRPASPFVIVGLPMDTTSSFRPGSRFAPSVIRDTAQYIEFYSIRSGVDMGEIGFNDVGDVVLHPSNNEENVRRISEVVSYFAEKGKVVVGIGGEHTVTIGTTRGIRPDCLVSVDAHLDLRDDYMGYKYDHACVMRRISEYGVKIIEIGTRAVSREEIEYANEKGISYFTPKQVRLLGVREVAQKIITALKECNKVYITYDMDGIDPSYAPGVATPEPEGLDPTTVLDIMSLIIDKRVIGFDVVEVSPPFDPSGVTSVLAAKIILETASMVWKARQQS; encoded by the coding sequence ATGGCTGACAGCAGACTATTGTTCCTCAACGAGAACAGCAGAACCTTTGCGGGGTTTAACAGACCCGCATCTCCCTTTGTGATCGTAGGCCTTCCTATGGACACCACCAGTAGCTTTCGACCCGGTTCTAGGTTTGCACCATCAGTGATAAGAGACACAGCACAGTACATAGAATTCTACTCCATAAGGAGCGGAGTCGACATGGGGGAGATAGGGTTTAACGACGTAGGGGATGTGGTACTTCACCCCTCAAATAATGAAGAGAACGTGAGGAGAATAAGTGAAGTAGTCTCCTACTTTGCCGAAAAAGGGAAAGTAGTCGTAGGTATAGGAGGAGAGCACACCGTAACAATAGGTACTACTAGGGGGATAAGACCCGATTGCTTGGTAAGTGTTGACGCTCACTTAGACTTAAGGGACGACTACATGGGATATAAGTACGACCACGCATGTGTGATGCGGAGGATCTCCGAGTACGGGGTGAAAATAATAGAGATAGGGACTAGGGCTGTGTCAAGGGAAGAGATCGAATACGCTAACGAAAAGGGAATAAGTTACTTCACACCTAAGCAAGTAAGGCTGTTAGGAGTTAGAGAAGTTGCACAAAAAATAATAACGGCTCTCAAGGAGTGTAATAAAGTGTATATTACGTATGATATGGACGGGATCGATCCATCCTACGCCCCGGGAGTCGCTACACCAGAGCCCGAAGGATTAGACCCTACCACAGTGTTAGACATAATGTCCTTAATAATCGATAAGAGAGTCATAGGCTTTGACGTTGTAGAGGTATCGCCTCCTTTTGACCCCTCAGGAGTTACTTCAGTATTAGCAGCTAAGATTATTCTAGAAACGGCATCAATGGTGTGGAAAGCTAGACAACAATCTTAA
- a CDS encoding 30S ribosomal protein S24e, protein MAQQLKIKVSDKAEGVVEKDVQNNVFNRRELTLKIFHIGSGTPSRKEIISALSAVYGAKEDLIVVKSVETIYGGGISLVRVNIYKNKGDLEKVEPKHLIGRDTGQKVKKGGKNAAKQG, encoded by the coding sequence ATGGCACAGCAGTTAAAGATTAAGGTATCGGACAAGGCTGAAGGGGTAGTGGAAAAAGACGTCCAAAATAACGTTTTTAACAGAAGGGAGTTGACCTTAAAAATATTCCACATAGGTTCTGGAACTCCTTCCAGAAAAGAAATAATATCAGCACTTTCTGCTGTCTATGGTGCAAAAGAAGACCTAATAGTAGTGAAGAGCGTGGAGACAATTTACGGGGGAGGTATCAGTTTAGTCAGAGTTAACATATACAAGAACAAGGGAGATTTGGAGAAAGTTGAGCCAAAACACTTAATAGGAAGGGATACTGGGCAAAAAGTAAAGAAAGGTGGTAAGAATGCCGCAAAGCAAGGGTAA
- a CDS encoding XTP/dITP diphosphatase encodes MSKREEKGVNSNDKLLLVTSNENKFREISEVAKSYGIKIEWLNIPKFEIQADNLEEIVRYSAITIYQVIRKPLIVEDSGLFINALNGFPGPYTNYVRRKLGLEGILKLLNNVEDRSAYFKTVMCYVSDKEINLFTGVVNGRISERIRGEKGFGFDPIFIPENEERTFAEMSTEEKNKYSHRAKAFMSFLNYYMRENRKT; translated from the coding sequence ATGTCGAAGAGAGAAGAAAAGGGAGTAAATAGCAATGATAAGTTACTTTTAGTTACTTCTAACGAAAATAAGTTCAGGGAGATATCTGAGGTCGCAAAAAGTTATGGAATCAAAATAGAGTGGTTAAACATACCGAAATTCGAGATACAAGCGGATAATCTTGAGGAAATAGTAAGATATTCTGCAATTACCATATACCAAGTAATAAGGAAACCGTTAATAGTGGAGGATAGTGGTCTGTTCATAAACGCTTTAAATGGCTTTCCTGGACCTTATACGAATTACGTGAGGAGGAAATTAGGGTTAGAGGGTATATTGAAACTTTTAAACAACGTAGAGGATCGTTCTGCTTACTTTAAGACTGTCATGTGTTACGTTAGCGATAAAGAGATAAATCTGTTCACGGGTGTGGTTAACGGAAGGATAAGTGAAAGGATTAGAGGTGAAAAGGGTTTTGGCTTCGATCCTATATTCATTCCGGAAAACGAGGAAAGAACTTTTGCTGAAATGAGTACAGAGGAGAAGAACAAATACTCCCATAGGGCTAAAGCCTTTATGTCCTTTCTGAATTACTATATGAGAGAAAATAGAAAAACATGA
- the kae1 gene encoding KEOPS complex N(6)-L-threonylcarbamoyladenine synthase Kae1, producing MIVLGIESTAHTFGVGIVKEDQSGIRILSNVRDTFVPKEGGMKPSDLGKHHSEVAPEIVKLALDKAGVSIKDVDYIAVALGPGIGPALRVGATVARALALAFGKKLVPVNHGIAHIEIGRFTTKAEDPLILYLSGGNTIITVFVDGRYRVFGETLDIALGNMIDTFVREVGLAPPYVVNGVHQIDICAEKSERYIKLPYVVKGQDISYSGLLTAALKAVKGNKLEDVCFSLRENAFDMLLEATERAIALTGKKEVLIVGGVAASVSLREKLRKLEEEWGISVKIVPPEYSGDNGAMIAYTGLLAAKNNVTVPVEESIVRPRWRIDKVDIPWRG from the coding sequence ATGATCGTTTTAGGGATTGAGAGTACAGCCCACACTTTTGGAGTTGGAATAGTTAAGGAAGACCAGTCTGGAATCAGAATTTTATCAAACGTAAGGGATACTTTTGTACCGAAAGAGGGTGGGATGAAACCCTCTGACCTTGGGAAACATCATTCTGAAGTTGCCCCTGAGATAGTTAAATTGGCACTAGATAAAGCGGGAGTAAGTATAAAGGACGTTGATTATATTGCTGTGGCTTTAGGACCAGGTATAGGACCAGCACTAAGGGTAGGGGCTACTGTAGCGAGAGCTCTAGCTCTAGCTTTCGGTAAAAAGCTAGTACCAGTAAACCACGGGATTGCACACATAGAAATAGGTAGGTTTACTACAAAAGCTGAAGACCCCCTTATTTTATACCTTTCGGGAGGTAATACTATAATCACTGTATTTGTAGACGGTAGATATAGAGTATTCGGGGAAACCCTTGATATAGCCTTGGGAAATATGATAGACACTTTTGTTAGGGAAGTGGGTCTGGCACCTCCTTACGTAGTTAACGGAGTTCATCAGATAGATATTTGCGCGGAGAAAAGCGAAAGGTACATTAAGTTACCTTATGTTGTAAAGGGGCAGGACATTTCTTATTCTGGGTTGTTGACCGCAGCACTTAAGGCTGTGAAGGGGAATAAGTTAGAAGACGTTTGTTTCAGTTTGAGAGAGAACGCTTTTGACATGCTCTTAGAAGCTACGGAGAGGGCCATAGCGTTAACCGGAAAGAAAGAGGTATTAATAGTCGGAGGGGTTGCGGCGAGCGTCAGCTTAAGAGAGAAATTAAGGAAGCTTGAAGAAGAGTGGGGAATTTCTGTGAAAATAGTACCTCCCGAGTATTCGGGGGATAATGGGGCAATGATAGCTTATACTGGACTACTCGCAGCTAAGAATAATGTAACCGTACCGGTAGAGGAGAGTATTGTAAGGCCTAGGTGGAGAATTGACAAAGTTGATATACCATGGAGGGGTTAA
- the glyS gene encoding glycine--tRNA ligase, with protein sequence MSDLQTKVMELARRRGIFWSSYEIYGGVAGLYDIGPIGIRIKNRIVELWRKYFIKDNAEFVVEIETPLVTPYKVLEASGHVENFTDPIVECTKCHNVYRADHLIEEIAKVNVEGLKPSELDNIIREKGIKCPKCGGDLGEVRLFNLLFETNIGPYTGNKGFIRPETAQGMFTSFKRVYESFRQRLPLGIAQVGRVGRNEISPRQGLIRMREFTIMEVEFFFDPESPGEVPLDKVGDLTINILRGEEKVKGEKPVQYKLREAVDEKVILNPWMAYWMGVATKFVSTLGIPQSSTYFEEKLPHERAHYSKQTFDQIVVIGEDKVEISGHAYRSDYDLSRHMKFSGQDLTVFKKYDTPKIVKKKTVIINRDELNKEGKEFVKTFMQFINGKSPEEVEEMINKGVKVSDKEISKYVKVLEREEKVTGTHFIPHVVEPSFGVERCLYLAVLNAYKEKDGRIVLSLPKQLAPYDLAVFPLLERDELIKKAKEIYNHLQEKYDVIYDDVGSIGKRYARVDEIGVPYSITVDPTTLSDNTVTIRDRDTWNQIRVEIERLDEVIEKLFKGEEFNKLGRVVDNNE encoded by the coding sequence ATGAGTGATCTACAAACTAAGGTAATGGAACTGGCTAGGAGAAGGGGGATATTTTGGTCTTCTTACGAGATCTACGGAGGAGTGGCCGGTCTTTATGACATTGGTCCAATAGGTATTAGAATTAAAAACAGGATAGTAGAGTTGTGGAGAAAGTATTTTATAAAAGATAACGCCGAATTCGTAGTCGAGATAGAGACTCCCTTAGTGACTCCTTATAAAGTGTTAGAGGCGAGCGGTCATGTGGAAAACTTTACCGACCCTATTGTTGAGTGTACTAAATGCCATAACGTTTACAGAGCCGATCACCTAATAGAGGAGATAGCTAAGGTGAATGTAGAGGGGTTAAAGCCGTCGGAACTGGACAATATAATCAGGGAGAAAGGGATAAAGTGCCCTAAGTGCGGTGGAGATTTAGGTGAGGTTAGGCTGTTTAACCTCTTATTCGAAACTAACATAGGACCTTACACCGGAAATAAGGGGTTTATAAGACCTGAGACGGCACAAGGTATGTTCACCTCCTTTAAGAGGGTTTATGAGTCCTTTAGGCAGAGGCTTCCCTTGGGGATTGCACAAGTAGGTAGGGTAGGGAGGAATGAGATCTCACCCAGACAAGGTCTGATTAGAATGAGGGAATTTACCATAATGGAAGTTGAGTTCTTCTTCGATCCCGAGTCCCCGGGCGAAGTCCCCCTAGACAAGGTAGGGGATCTCACAATCAATATTCTCAGGGGAGAGGAAAAGGTTAAAGGGGAGAAGCCCGTGCAATATAAACTTCGTGAGGCTGTAGATGAGAAGGTAATATTAAACCCGTGGATGGCGTATTGGATGGGAGTCGCCACTAAGTTCGTCTCTACCCTCGGTATACCCCAGTCTTCTACATATTTCGAAGAGAAACTACCGCACGAGAGGGCTCACTACTCGAAGCAGACCTTCGATCAGATAGTTGTAATAGGGGAAGATAAGGTAGAGATTTCGGGGCATGCATATAGGTCTGATTACGACTTATCGAGGCATATGAAGTTTAGCGGACAGGACTTGACTGTGTTCAAAAAATATGATACACCAAAAATAGTAAAGAAGAAGACTGTGATAATTAATAGGGATGAACTTAACAAGGAAGGTAAGGAGTTCGTGAAGACTTTTATGCAGTTCATAAACGGTAAGTCACCGGAGGAAGTCGAGGAAATGATTAATAAAGGGGTGAAAGTTAGTGACAAGGAGATATCGAAATACGTTAAGGTTCTTGAGAGAGAGGAAAAAGTTACTGGAACCCACTTTATTCCACACGTAGTGGAACCGTCTTTCGGAGTCGAGAGGTGTTTGTACTTAGCAGTACTTAACGCGTATAAGGAGAAGGATGGTAGGATAGTCTTGTCGTTACCAAAGCAACTTGCCCCATATGATCTCGCCGTGTTCCCACTACTTGAAAGGGACGAGTTAATTAAGAAGGCTAAAGAGATCTATAATCATTTACAAGAAAAGTATGATGTTATCTACGACGATGTAGGGAGTATAGGGAAAAGGTATGCTAGGGTGGATGAGATCGGAGTACCTTACTCTATTACTGTAGACCCTACTACACTTTCGGATAATACGGTAACTATCAGAGATAGAGACACATGGAATCAAATAAGAGTGGAGATTGAAAGGCTTGATGAGGTAATAGAAAAACTGTTCAAAGGTGAAGAGTTTAATAAGTTAGGAAGAGTAGTTGATAATAATGAGTAA
- a CDS encoding 30S ribosomal protein S27ae, whose translation MPQSKGNEGTKAIVRTYYVIEGGKVKLKNKKCPRCGSIMAHHMKPVERWACGKCGYTEFIGKGR comes from the coding sequence ATGCCGCAAAGCAAGGGTAACGAAGGCACTAAAGCAATAGTGAGAACTTATTATGTGATTGAAGGAGGTAAAGTTAAGTTAAAGAATAAAAAATGTCCTAGATGCGGAAGCATTATGGCACATCATATGAAACCCGTAGAGAGGTGGGCTTGTGGAAAGTGTGGTTACACTGAGTTTATAGGTAAAGGGAGATGA
- a CDS encoding sulfide-dependent adenosine diphosphate thiazole synthase: MQSDSIQIKSVEESKISRYIIEYTMKDWLDLIENDVVIVGAGPSGMAAAYYLAKAGLKTVVFERRLSFGGGIGGGAMLFHKIVIESPADEILREMGIKLIKAEEGVYIVDTAEFMAKLAASAISAGAKIIHGITVDDVIFRENPLRVAGVAVEWTATQMAGLHVDPIFISAKAVVDATGHDAEVISVASRKIPELGISIPGEKSAYSEVAEKLTVENTGMVAPGLYATGMAVTEVKGLPRMGPIFGAMVLSGKKVAEDIIRDLRNS; this comes from the coding sequence GTGCAATCTGATTCAATCCAGATCAAATCGGTCGAGGAAAGCAAGATAAGTAGATACATAATCGAGTACACTATGAAAGATTGGTTAGACCTTATAGAAAATGATGTGGTAATAGTTGGAGCAGGACCATCAGGAATGGCTGCAGCTTATTATTTGGCTAAGGCTGGTCTTAAGACGGTAGTATTCGAGAGAAGATTGAGTTTTGGTGGAGGTATAGGCGGAGGAGCGATGTTATTCCATAAAATAGTCATAGAGAGTCCTGCAGATGAGATACTAAGAGAAATGGGTATTAAGCTGATCAAGGCGGAAGAGGGGGTATACATAGTAGACACTGCTGAGTTTATGGCTAAATTAGCAGCATCGGCAATTTCAGCCGGGGCAAAGATAATTCATGGAATTACCGTAGATGATGTGATATTCAGGGAGAACCCATTAAGGGTTGCAGGAGTTGCAGTAGAATGGACAGCCACGCAAATGGCGGGCCTTCACGTAGACCCGATTTTCATATCAGCAAAAGCTGTAGTTGATGCAACCGGACATGATGCAGAGGTGATCTCTGTGGCCTCACGAAAGATTCCTGAGTTAGGGATTTCTATACCTGGTGAGAAATCAGCCTACAGTGAGGTAGCTGAAAAGCTAACTGTAGAAAACACGGGCATGGTAGCCCCTGGACTATATGCTACCGGAATGGCAGTGACTGAAGTTAAAGGTCTACCCAGAATGGGTCCGATATTCGGGGCAATGGTTCTCTCTGGAAAGAAAGTCGCTGAAGATATTATAAGAGACTTGCGTAACTCTTAA
- a CDS encoding TRASH domain-containing protein yields the protein MPMQLDVHTNALRCSWCGKFIHGEPITVKTCCNNKPWVFCSKQCYNIWVREWLKRQEQRTGERRKTLL from the coding sequence ATGCCAATGCAATTAGACGTTCATACTAACGCATTGAGGTGCAGTTGGTGCGGTAAGTTCATTCACGGAGAACCAATAACCGTAAAGACTTGCTGTAATAATAAACCTTGGGTGTTTTGTAGCAAACAATGTTATAACATATGGGTGAGGGAATGGCTAAAGAGGCAAGAACAGAGGACTGGAGAAAGAAGAAAAACCTTATTATAA
- the endA gene encoding tRNA-intron lyase yields MAPKGKLVKDKVIIENVEEAREVYRIGYYGKPLDISKPKSPEDIKSPLILSIIEATYLLKKGLISVYTNVDGAEKNFTYDELYNLGTTLLPRFNILYTVYEDLRNKNYVVRSGIKYGADFAVYNIAPGIEHAPYLIIALREDEEISPNEILGFGRVSHSTRKELILGIVNPVTRNIRYIIFKWLKI; encoded by the coding sequence ATGGCACCCAAAGGAAAGCTAGTGAAGGATAAAGTCATTATTGAGAATGTAGAAGAAGCTAGAGAAGTTTATAGGATAGGTTATTACGGCAAACCGTTAGATATCTCTAAGCCTAAAAGCCCTGAAGATATAAAAAGCCCCTTGATTCTGTCAATAATAGAAGCTACCTATCTTCTAAAGAAGGGTTTAATAAGCGTTTACACAAACGTTGACGGTGCCGAAAAGAACTTTACTTACGACGAATTATACAATTTGGGAACTACTTTACTACCTCGGTTTAATATTCTTTACACCGTTTATGAGGATCTGAGGAACAAAAATTACGTGGTTAGATCAGGTATAAAGTATGGGGCGGACTTCGCAGTTTATAATATAGCACCGGGGATCGAACATGCTCCTTACTTAATCATAGCCCTCAGGGAAGACGAGGAGATCTCACCGAACGAGATTTTAGGCTTCGGTAGGGTATCTCACAGCACTAGGAAAGAACTTATACTGGGTATTGTAAATCCCGTCACGAGGAATATTAGGTACATAATATTTAAATGGCTGAAAATCTAA
- a CDS encoding UbiX family flavin prenyltransferase has protein sequence MGEGMAKEARTEDWRKKKNLIITGISGASGTIYAIRFLKVIKEMGFDSEVIVTKGAVKVAEKECGIDLMSEIEKFSFSVYLEDQIEAPPSSSSHTVNAIGMAIIPCSIRTLAEIASGIASNLLVRAALNFLRTRGRLVLLVRETPLGVIELENALKVAQAGGIILPASPGFYHHPKNIQDVIDFVVGKVLDMLGIENELYTHWDEESITSQGLCDHTS, from the coding sequence ATGGGTGAGGGAATGGCTAAAGAGGCAAGAACAGAGGACTGGAGAAAGAAGAAAAACCTTATTATAACAGGTATTTCAGGAGCTAGTGGTACAATATACGCTATCCGCTTTCTAAAAGTCATTAAAGAGATGGGGTTTGACTCAGAGGTGATCGTCACAAAAGGTGCTGTAAAGGTCGCTGAGAAGGAGTGCGGTATTGATCTTATGTCAGAGATCGAGAAATTTTCATTCTCAGTTTATTTGGAAGACCAGATTGAGGCTCCGCCATCCAGTTCAAGTCATACGGTTAACGCTATTGGGATGGCAATAATCCCGTGCAGTATAAGGACTTTAGCCGAGATCGCTTCCGGTATTGCCTCAAACCTTTTAGTTAGGGCTGCCTTAAACTTCCTCAGAACCAGAGGTAGGTTAGTTCTATTGGTGAGGGAAACACCACTAGGGGTAATCGAGCTTGAAAATGCTCTTAAAGTAGCTCAAGCCGGTGGTATTATTTTACCGGCTTCACCGGGTTTTTACCATCATCCTAAAAATATTCAAGATGTAATTGACTTTGTAGTAGGGAAAGTTCTCGATATGTTAGGGATAGAGAACGAGTTGTACACTCATTGGGATGAAGAGTCTATAACAAGTCAAGGTCTCTGCGACCATACTTCTTAG
- a CDS encoding DUF47 family protein: protein MGVPELNIEEQIQSMTNSILDQLRILYQQFTESNVNHMQAYSKIDGIKSSVEDLRYKIGEYVLRVSEGLLYSNLYLDIIMQLEKVSQNIGAASYRFSVLISRVKSQDHILLSLSISMVEKLIAATTNLIESVRLLSVNAKKSSEKARNVIKIEEEIDDLYRNFELKLFEKQNGDMAFLMLSKDVADRLEDCADLLRDAANDIMYLSFLRE, encoded by the coding sequence ATGGGTGTTCCTGAACTTAACATTGAAGAACAAATACAAAGCATGACTAACTCGATATTAGACCAACTTAGGATACTATACCAACAATTTACAGAAAGTAACGTGAACCACATGCAAGCCTATTCTAAGATAGACGGTATAAAGTCTTCAGTAGAGGATTTGAGATATAAAATAGGAGAGTATGTCCTTAGAGTAAGCGAGGGTTTGCTTTACAGTAATTTATATTTAGATATAATAATGCAACTCGAAAAAGTCTCACAAAATATAGGTGCAGCATCATACAGATTCAGTGTGCTAATCAGCAGAGTAAAAAGCCAAGACCATATCTTATTGAGCTTGTCAATATCGATGGTTGAAAAACTAATCGCAGCTACTACGAACCTTATAGAGTCCGTTAGATTACTATCTGTTAATGCTAAGAAGTCCTCGGAAAAGGCTAGGAATGTAATAAAAATAGAGGAAGAGATCGATGACCTTTATAGGAATTTTGAGCTGAAACTATTTGAAAAACAAAACGGTGATATGGCATTCCTAATGTTAAGTAAGGACGTTGCAGACAGACTGGAAGATTGTGCGGACTTGCTCAGGGATGCAGCTAATGATATAATGTATTTAAGCTTTTTAAGGGAGTAA
- a CDS encoding Kae1-associated kinase Bud32, whose protein sequence is MEGLKEIKRGAEAVIYEGYFAGIHSIFKKRIRKKYRNPELDYEINSNRTKLEARLIYTSLINGVNVPALLLVDPTEFLIVMEYIEGVTVKDYLLSYSGSEENLKPVGKQMGEILGKLHKLGIAHGDPTTNNMILTNENEMFVIDFGLAKKAEEDEDLAIDVHVFLRSLESTHNKYQKVLFEGFLEGYKEFVDANKILEKVKEIRMRGRYVEERRKGSK, encoded by the coding sequence ATGGAGGGGTTAAAGGAAATAAAAAGAGGGGCAGAAGCTGTTATCTACGAGGGATATTTTGCCGGAATACATTCTATTTTTAAAAAGAGAATTAGAAAGAAATACAGAAATCCTGAGTTGGACTATGAGATAAACAGTAATAGGACTAAGTTAGAGGCAAGGTTAATTTATACCTCACTTATAAATGGTGTGAACGTTCCTGCACTCCTTCTTGTAGACCCGACCGAGTTTTTAATTGTTATGGAATATATTGAGGGTGTTACTGTCAAGGACTATCTGCTGTCTTATAGTGGTAGTGAGGAAAACCTTAAACCTGTAGGTAAACAAATGGGGGAAATACTAGGTAAGCTCCATAAATTAGGTATTGCTCATGGTGATCCCACTACTAATAACATGATCCTTACTAATGAGAACGAGATGTTCGTCATAGATTTCGGACTTGCTAAGAAGGCAGAGGAGGATGAAGACCTAGCTATAGATGTTCACGTATTTCTACGGTCACTTGAAAGCACACATAATAAATACCAAAAGGTGTTGTTTGAAGGGTTCCTAGAAGGTTACAAGGAATTCGTTGACGCGAATAAAATTTTAGAGAAGGTTAAGGAAATCAGAATGAGGGGAAGATATGTCGAAGAGAGAAGAAAAGGGAGTAAATAG